The following proteins come from a genomic window of Nitrospira sp.:
- a CDS encoding Thiosulfate reductase cytochrome B subunit (membrane anchoring protein), translating into MADTSGPHSYLDSASSEVEHALSPPSSFDSRAVDMVIWTYRHTLPVRLAHWVNALCLIVLVMSGLQIFNAHPALYWGDRSDRNDALLSIRPVQTETGEIKGITTIFGHSFETTGLLGYSDHRGRAFPVWATLPGPQWLAMGRQWHLFFAWMFVITGVFFVCYGLLSRHLSRDLLPTTVDLRHIGRAVKSHLFLRHSKEEAATRYNVLQKLAYLVVLAVLAPVIVLTGVGMSPMIDAAFPWLLPLFGGRQSARTLHFIACFAFVGFVAVHVLQVVMTGFVNNMRSMITGWFAVKGGRHDT; encoded by the coding sequence ATGGCGGACACGAGCGGCCCGCATTCTTATTTGGACTCTGCGTCGAGCGAAGTCGAGCACGCGCTTTCTCCACCTTCCTCGTTCGACTCGCGTGCTGTCGATATGGTGATATGGACCTATCGCCATACGCTGCCGGTCCGGCTGGCGCACTGGGTCAATGCGCTATGCCTGATCGTCCTCGTCATGAGCGGACTCCAAATCTTCAATGCTCACCCGGCTCTCTATTGGGGAGATCGGTCGGATCGGAATGACGCGCTGCTGTCCATCCGTCCGGTGCAGACCGAGACCGGTGAAATCAAAGGTATCACGACGATCTTCGGCCATTCCTTCGAGACCACCGGCCTGCTCGGGTATTCGGATCACCGAGGACGCGCGTTTCCGGTCTGGGCCACGCTGCCCGGTCCGCAGTGGCTTGCCATGGGTCGGCAGTGGCATCTGTTTTTTGCGTGGATGTTTGTGATCACGGGTGTGTTCTTCGTCTGCTATGGTCTGCTGAGCCGGCATCTGTCCCGTGATCTCCTGCCGACGACGGTCGATCTTCGTCACATCGGACGGGCCGTGAAGAGCCATCTGTTCTTGCGGCATTCCAAAGAGGAGGCGGCCACACGGTATAATGTGTTGCAGAAGCTGGCGTATCTCGTGGTATTGGCCGTGCTCGCGCCGGTTATCGTATTGACGGGGGTCGGCATGTCGCCCATGATCGATGCCGCGTTCCCGTGGCTGCTCCCACTGTTCGGTGGGCGACAGAGTGCGCGCACGCTCCACTTCATCGCCTGCTTTGCCTTTGTGGGTTTCGTCGCGGTGCACGTTCTCCAGGTCGTCATGACGGGATTCGTCAACAATATGCGCTCGATGATCACCGGCTGGTTTGCCGTCAAAGGAGGCCGCCATGACACGTAA
- a CDS encoding putative sufite oxidase, producing the protein MTRNKLGRRQLLKAAAGAAGIMAGSGCDNLSRSEWVRRLLGHTEALTERVQRALTPATALAKEYEERDISAVFPPNGNTHPGTSDYVAKAERDFADWRIVVTGLIAKPATWSLAELRAMPSRTQITRHDCVEGWSAIGKWTGVPLGDLMHLVEPLPEAQYIVFYCADIDDEGVPYYESVALQDAYHPQTLLAYDLNGTPLDIPHGAPIRLRIERQLGYKHAKYVMGLELVASLAGIGGGKGGYWEDQGYEWYAGI; encoded by the coding sequence ATGACACGTAACAAGCTTGGACGCCGTCAGCTCTTGAAGGCCGCCGCTGGTGCCGCGGGCATCATGGCCGGTTCCGGCTGTGACAATCTTTCACGCAGCGAATGGGTCCGGCGGTTGCTCGGCCACACGGAAGCCTTGACCGAGCGCGTGCAGCGTGCGCTGACACCGGCGACCGCGCTGGCCAAGGAATATGAAGAGCGCGACATCTCGGCAGTCTTTCCGCCCAACGGCAACACGCATCCGGGAACCTCGGATTACGTTGCCAAGGCAGAGCGCGACTTCGCCGATTGGCGAATCGTTGTCACGGGTCTTATCGCCAAACCCGCGACATGGTCGCTCGCCGAACTCCGCGCCATGCCGTCGCGCACACAAATTACCAGGCATGATTGTGTGGAGGGATGGAGCGCCATCGGCAAATGGACGGGCGTGCCTCTGGGAGATCTCATGCATTTGGTCGAACCGCTGCCGGAGGCCCAATACATCGTGTTCTACTGCGCCGACATCGACGATGAAGGCGTTCCCTACTATGAAAGCGTCGCCCTGCAGGATGCCTATCACCCCCAGACGCTTCTGGCGTACGATCTGAACGGAACGCCGCTCGACATTCCTCACGGCGCGCCGATTCGCCTACGGATCGAACGCCAATTGGGCTACAAACACGCGAAGTATGTGATGGGCCTGGAACTCGTCGCCTCGCTGGCCGGTATCGGCGGCGGGAAGGGCGGCTACTGGGAAGACCAAGGCTATGAATGGTACGCCGGCATTTAA